A region of Arabidopsis thaliana chromosome 5, partial sequence DNA encodes the following proteins:
- the RGLG3 gene encoding Copine (Calcium-dependent phospholipid-binding protein) family (Copine (Calcium-dependent phospholipid-binding protein) family; FUNCTIONS IN: zinc ion binding; INVOLVED IN: biological_process unknown; LOCATED IN: cellular_component unknown; EXPRESSED IN: 17 plant structures; EXPRESSED DURING: 7 growth stages; CONTAINS InterPro DOMAIN/s: Zinc finger, RING-type (InterPro:IPR001841), Copine (InterPro:IPR010734), von Willebrand factor, type A (InterPro:IPR002035); BEST Arabidopsis thaliana protein match is: RING domain ligase1 (TAIR:AT3G01650.1); Has 30201 Blast hits to 17322 proteins in 780 species: Archae - 12; Bacteria - 1396; Metazoa - 17338; Fungi - 3422; Plants - 5037; Viruses - 0; Other Eukaryotes - 2996 (source: NCBI BLink).) produces MNMSNKRNQQPSYIADHFSSLDQVITSLREAGLESSNLILGIDFTKSNEWTGRYSFNRKSLHAIGKRQNPYEKAISIIGRTLSPFDEDDLIPCFGFGDVTTRDQYVFSFYPENKSCDGLENAVKRYREIVPHLKLSGPTSFAPVIDAAINIVEQNNMQYHVLVIIADGQVTRNPDVPLGRLSPQEEATMNSIMAASHYPLSIVLVGVGDGPWDTMKQFDDNIPHREFDNFQFVNFTKIMSEHKDAAKKEAAFALAALMEIPFQYKATLSLNRKPVRSSHQHHKPLPPPPEVIERDNAVRSVPNQMTETAEKSDRLAPSTVPVCPICLTNPKDMAFSCGHTTCKECGVVITTCPLCRQPITTRIRLYT; encoded by the exons ATGAACATGAGCAATAAACGTAATCAGCAACCTTCGTATATTGCTGATCATTTCAGCAGTTTGGATCAG GTGATAACTTCTCTGAGAGAAGCTGGActtgaatcttcaaatctGATTCTAGGAATTGACTTTACCAAGAGCAATGAGTGGACAG GGAGATATTCATTCAATAGAAAAAGCCTTCATGCCATTGGTAAAAGACAGAATCCATATGAGAAAGCAATATCGATTATTGGTCGTACTTTGTCTCCctttgatgaagatgatcttATACCTTGTTTCGGTTTTGGCGATG TAACAACGCGAGATCAATATGTATTCAGCTTTTATCCCGAGAACAAAAGCTGCGACGGATTGGAAAACGCAGTTAAAAGATATAGAGAGATTGTCCCACATTTGAAGTTGTCCG GTCCTACCTCGTTTGCACCGGTTATTGATGCTGCCATCAACATAGTTGAGCAGAACAATATGCAATACCATGTTCTCGTCATTATCGCAGATGGTCAGGTCACAAGAAATCCAGATGTGCCGCTTGGTCGACTTAGTCCACAGGAAGAAGCTACTATGAACTCGATAATGGCAGCGAG CCATTACCCATTGTCGATAGTCTTGGTTGGAGTAGGAGATGGACCATGGGACACAATGAAACAATTCGATGACAATATTCCTCACCGTGAATTCGATAACTTCCAG TTTGTAAACTTCACGAAGATAATGTCAGAGCACAAAGATGCGGCTAAGAAGGAGGCTGCTTTCGCACTCGCAGCTCTCATGGAGATCCCTTTTCAATACAAGGCTACATTAAGTCTCAA TAGAAAACCAGTGCGCAGTTCCCATCAGCACCACAAGCCACTCCCGCCACCACCAGAGGTTATAGAGCGTGACAATGCTGTTAGATCGGTGCCAAATCAGATGACAGAAACTGCAGAGAAAAGTGACAGACTCGCTCCTTCCACAGTGCCG gtATGCCCGATTTGCTTGACGAATCCAAAGGACATGGCTTTTAGCTGCGGTCACACG ACATGCAAGGAATGCGGAGTTGTTATCACAACATGCCCACTATGCAGACAACCAATAACAACAAGGATAAGGCTGTACACTTGA
- a CDS encoding DNA polymerase delta subunit 1 (FUNCTIONS IN: DNA-directed DNA polymerase activity, DNA binding, nucleotide binding, nucleic acid binding; INVOLVED IN: nucleobase, nucleoside, nucleotide and nucleic acid metabolic process, DNA replication; CONTAINS InterPro DOMAIN/s: DNA polymerase, family B (InterPro:IPR022762), DNA-directed DNA polymerase, family B, exonuclease domain (InterPro:IPR006133), DNA-directed DNA polymerase, family B, conserved region (InterPro:IPR006134), Polynucleotidyl transferase, ribonuclease H fold (InterPro:IPR012337), DNA-directed DNA polymerase, family B, conserved site (InterPro:IPR017964), DNA-directed DNA polymerase, family B (InterPro:IPR006172), DNA-directed DNA polymerase, family B, pol2 (InterPro:IPR004578); BEST Arabidopsis thaliana protein match is: recovery protein 3 (TAIR:AT1G67500.2); Has 30201 Blast hits to 17322 proteins in 780 species: Archae - 12; Bacteria - 1396; Metazoa - 17338; Fungi - 3422; Plants - 5037; Viruses - 0; Other Eukaryotes - 2996 (source: NCBI BLink).) yields the protein MNRSGISKKRPPPSNTPPPAGKHRATGDSTPSPAIGTLDDEFMMEEDVFLDETLLYGDEDEESLILRDIEERESRSSAWARPPLSPAYLSNSQSIIFQQLEIDSIIAESHKELLPGSSGQAPIIRMFGVTREGNSVCCFVHGFEPYFYIACPPGMGPDDISNFHQSLEGRMRESNKNAKVPKFVKRIEMVQKRSIMYYQQQKSQTFLKITVALPTMVASCRGILDRGLQIDGLGMKSFQTYESNILFVLRFMVDCDIVGGNWIEVPTGKYKKNARTLSYCQLEFHCLYSDLISHAAEGEYSKMAPFRVLSFDIECAGRKGHFPEAKHDPVIQIANLVTLQGEDHPFVRNVMTLKSCAPIVGVDVMSFETEREVLLAWRDLIRDVDPDIIIGYNICKFDLPYLIERAATLGIEEFPLLGRVKNSRVRVRDSTFSSRQQGIRESKETTIEGRFQFDLIQAIHRDHKLSSYSLNSVSAHFLSEQKEDVHHSIITDLQNGNAETRRRLAVYCLKDAYLPQRLLDKLMFIYNYVEMARVTGVPISFLLARGQSIKVLSQLLRKGKQKNLVLPNAKQSGSEQGTYEGATVLEARTGFYEKPIATLDFASLYPSIMMAYNLCYCTLVTPEDVRKLNLPPEHVTKTPSGETFVKQTLQKGILPEILEELLTARKRAKADLKEAKDPLEKAVLDGRQLALKISANSVYGFTGATVGQLPCLEISSSVTSYGRQMIEQTKKLVEDKFTTLGGYQYNAEVIYGDTDSVMVQFGVSDVEAAMTLGREAAEHISGTFIKPIKLEFEKVYFPYLLINKKRYAGLLWTNPQQFDKMDTKGIETVRRDNCLLVKNLVTESLNKILIDRDVPGAAENVKKTISDLLMNRIDLSLLVITKGLTKTGDDYEVKSAHGELAERMRKRDAATAPNVGDRVPYVIIKAAKGAKAYERSEDPIYVLQNNIPIDPNYYLENQISKPLLRIFEPVLKNASKELLHGSHTRSISITTPSNSGIMKFAKKQLSCVGCKVPISNGTLCASCKGREAELYCKNVSQVAELEEVFGRLWTQCQECQGSLHQDVLCTSRDCPIFYRRMKAQKDMAVARQQLDRWSF from the exons ATGAATAGATCCGGTATTTCCAAAAAGCGACCGCCTCCTTCGAATACCCCACCACCGGCGGGTAAGCATCGAGCCACTGGTGATTCAACACCATCTCCGGCCATCGGAACCCTAGATGATGAATTTATGATGGAAGAGGACGTGTTTCTGGACGAAACTCTCTTGTACGGCGACGAAGATGAGGAATCCCTAATCCTCCGTGACATTGAGGAGCGTGAATCGCGTTCCTCGGCTTGGGCTCGACCTCCGCTCTCCCCCGCGTATCTCTCGAATTCACAGAGTATCA ttttccAACAATTGGAGATTGACTCTATAATCGCGGAGAGTCATAAGGAGCTGTTACCGGGTTCCTCAGGGCAAGCTCCAATCATTAGGATGTTTGGGGTTACCAGAGAAG GTAACAGTGTGTGTTGCTTTGTTCATGGATTTGAGCCATACTTTTACATTGCTTGCCCTCCTGGAATGGGGCCAGACGATATTTCTAATTTCCATCAGAGTCTTGAG GGAAGGATGAGGGAATCCAATAAAAATGCCAAGGTCCCGAAATTTGTTAAACGTATAGAAATGGTGCAGAAAAGAAGCATTATGTATTACCAACAGCAAAAATCCCAAACTTTTCTGAAGATTACAGTTGCATTGCCGACTATGGTGGCAAGCTGTCGCG GCATCCTTGATAGAGGCCTACAAATTGATGGATTGGGTATGAAGAGCTTCCAGACATATGAAAGCAATATTCTTTTCGTTCTCCGTTTCATGGTTGATTGTGATATTGTCGGAGGAAATTGGATTGAAGTACCTACTGGGaagtataagaaaaatgcAAGAACTTTGTCATACTGCCAATTGGAGTTCCATTGCCT GTACTCAGATCTAATCAGTCATGCTGCAGAAGGTGAATACTCAAAAATGGCTCCATTCCGTGTACTAAGTTTCGATATTGAGTGTGCAGGTCGTAAAGGACATTTTCCGGAAGCTAAGCATGATCCTGTAATCCAG ATAGCGAACCTTGTTACTCTTCAGGGAGAGGATCACCCATTTGTACGCAATGTCATGACTCTTAAGTCATGTGCTCCAATCGTAGGCGTAGATGTCATGTCTTTTGAAACAGAAAGAGAGGTCTTACTAGCTTGGAGG GATTTGATTCGTGATGTTGATCCTGATATCATCATTGGTTATAACATCTGCAAATTCGATTTACCTTATCTGATTGAG AGAGCTGCTACACTGGGAATAGAGGAATTTCCTCTTCTTGGTCGTGTAAAGAACAGTAGGGTCCGGGTCAGGGACTCAACATTTTCATCAAG ACAACAAGGAATAAGAGAAAGTAAAGAGACCACAATTGAAGGAAGATTTCAGTTTGACCTTATTCAG gCAATACACAGAGACCACAAATTAAGTTCTTATTCGCTGAATTCTGTCTCAGCTCACTTTCTTTCCGAGCAG AAAGAAGATGTCCACCATTCTATAATAACTGATCTCCAGAATGGGAATGCGGAAACCAGGAGGCGTCTTGCTGTTTATTGTTTGAAG GATGCATATCTTCCTCAGAGGCTTCTGGACAAActgatgtttatatataattatgtcgAAATGGCTCGTGTAACTGGTGTCCctatttcatttcttcttgCGAGAGGACAGAGTATCAAG GTTTTATCTCAGCTTCTTAGGAAAGGCAAACAGAAAAATCTGGTTCTTCCAAATGCTAAACAGTCAGGGTCCGAACAAGGAACTTATGAAGGCGCAACT gttttagaagcaagaacaGGTTTCTATGAAAAGCCAATTGCAACTTTGGATTTTGCTTCACTGTACCCGTCAATTATGATGGCATATAATCTGTGCTACTGCACCTTG GTGACACCTGAAGATGTACGCAAACTGAATCTTCCACCTGAACATGTCACTAAAACTCCATCAGGGGAAACATTTGTTAAGCAAACTTTGCAAAAG GGTATACTTCCAGAAATTCTCGAAGAGCTTCTTACTGCCCGTAAGAGAGCTAAAGCAGATTTAAAG GAGGCTAAGGATCCCCTTGAGAAGGCTGTTTTAGATGGTAGACAGTTAGCGTTGAAG ATCAGTGCAAATTCTGTCTACGGGTTTACGGGAGCCACTGTTGGGCAGTTACCATGCTTAGAAATATCCTCGAGTGTAACTAGCTATG GTCGTCAGATGattgaacaaacaaagaaacttgTTGAAGACAAATTCACAACACTGGGAGGGTATCAATACAATGCAGAG GTCATTTATGGAGACACGGATTCAGTCATGGTGCAATTTGGAGTATCGGATGTAGAAGCTGCGATGACCTTGGGGAGGGAAGCTGCAGAACACATTAGTGGAACTTTTATCAAA CCCATCAAATTGGAGTTTGAAAAGGTCTATTTCCCATATCTTCTCATTAACAAGAAGAGGTATGCTGGTTTGCTATGGACAAATCCTCAACAGTTTGACAAAATGGACACCAAAG GAATCGAGACAGTACGAAGGGATAATTGTTTACTGGTTAAGAACCTCGTGACTGAGAGTCTTAACAAAATACTTATTGATAGAGATGTTCCAGGGGCAGCTGAAAATGTCAAGAAAACCATTTCGGATCTTCTCATGAACCGTATTGACTTGTCACTTTTGGTGATTACTAAG GGTCTAACGAAAACAGGAGATGATTATGAAGTTAAATCAGCTCATGGTGAACTTGCTGAACGCATGCGTAAG AGGGATGCTGCTACAGCGCCAAATGTTGGAGATCGAGTACCGTATGTTATCATAAAAGCTGCTAAAGGTGCCAAG GCTTATGAACGATCAGAAGATCCAATCTACGTGCTACAGAATAATATCCCTATAGACCCAAATTACTACTTGGAGAATCAGATTAGCAAG CCACTTCTTAGGATTTTTGAGCCAGTCCTGAAAAATGCTAGCAAGGAGCTTCTCCATGGAAGTCACACGAGGTCAATATCAATCACTACTCCTTCAAACAGCGGTATAATGAAGTTTGCTAAAAAACAACTGAGCTGTGTTGGCTGCAAAGTTCCGATCAG CAATGGAACACTATGCGCAAGTTGCAAGGGAAGAGAAGCCGAGTTATATTGCAAAAACGTGTCTCAAG TGGCTGAGCTTGAAGAGGTTTTTGGGAGGCTGTGGACACAGTGCCAGGAGTGTCAAGGCTCTCTTCATCAAGATGTCTTGTGCACCAG TCGAGATTGTCCAATATTTTACCGGAGAATGAAAGCACAAAAAGACATGGCTGTAGCCAGGCAACAACTCGACCGTTGGAGCTTCTAA
- a CDS encoding DNA polymerase delta subunit 1 (FUNCTIONS IN: DNA-directed DNA polymerase activity, DNA binding, nucleotide binding, nucleic acid binding; INVOLVED IN: DNA replication, nucleobase, nucleoside, nucleotide and nucleic acid metabolic process; CONTAINS InterPro DOMAIN/s: DNA polymerase, family B (InterPro:IPR022762), DNA-directed DNA polymerase, family B, exonuclease domain (InterPro:IPR006133), DNA-directed DNA polymerase, family B, conserved region (InterPro:IPR006134), Polynucleotidyl transferase, ribonuclease H fold (InterPro:IPR012337), DNA-directed DNA polymerase, family B, conserved site (InterPro:IPR017964), DNA-directed DNA polymerase, family B (InterPro:IPR006172), DNA-directed DNA polymerase, family B, pol2 (InterPro:IPR004578); BEST Arabidopsis thaliana protein match is: recovery protein 3 (TAIR:AT1G67500.2).) yields MNRSGISKKRPPPSNTPPPAGKHRATGDSTPSPAIGTLDDEFMMEEDVFLDETLLYGDEDEESLILRDIEERESRSSAWARPPLSPAYLSNSQSIIFQQLEIDSIIAESHKELLPGSSGQAPIIRMFGVTREGNSVCCFVHGFEPYFYIACPPGMGPDDISNFHQSLEGRMRESNKNAKVPKFVKRIEMVQKRSIMYYQQQKSQTFLKITVALPTMVASCRGILDRGLQIDGLGMKSFQTYESNILFVLRFMVDCDIVGGNWIEVPTGKYKKNARTLSYCQLEFHCLYSDLISHAAEGEYSKMAPFRVLSFDIECAGRKGHFPEAKHDPVIQIANLVTLQGEDHPFVRNVMTLKSCAPIVGVDVMSFETEREVLLAWRVLFLPLHYYICITSSSSDLIRDVDPDIIIGYNICKFDLPYLIERAATLGIEEFPLLGRVKNSRVRVRDSTFSSRQQGIRESKETTIEGRFQFDLIQAIHRDHKLSSYSLNSVSAHFLSEQKEDVHHSIITDLQNGNAETRRRLAVYCLKDAYLPQRLLDKLMFIYNYVEMARVTGVPISFLLARGQSIKVLSQLLRKGKQKNLVLPNAKQSGSEQGTYEGATVLEARTGFYEKPIATLDFASLYPSIMMAYNLCYCTLVTPEDVRKLNLPPEHVTKTPSGETFVKQTLQKGILPEILEELLTARKRAKADLKEAKDPLEKAVLDGRQLALKISANSVYGFTGATVGQLPCLEISSSVTSYGRQMIEQTKKLVEDKFTTLGGYQYNAEVIYGDTDSVMVQFGVSDVEAAMTLGREAAEHISGTFIKPIKLEFEKVYFPYLLINKKRYAGLLWTNPQQFDKMDTKGIETVRRDNCLLVKNLVTESLNKILIDRDVPGAAENVKKTISDLLMNRIDLSLLVITKGLTKTGDDYEVKSAHGELAERMRKRDAATAPNVGDRVPYVIIKAAKGAKAYERSEDPIYVLQNNIPIDPNYYLENQISKPLLRIFEPVLKNASKELLHGSHTRSISITTPSNSGIMKFAKKQLSCVGCKVPISNGTLCASCKGREAELYCKNVSQVAELEEVFGRLWTQCQECQGSLHQDVLCTSRDCPIFYRRMKAQKDMAVARQQLDRWSF; encoded by the exons ATGAATAGATCCGGTATTTCCAAAAAGCGACCGCCTCCTTCGAATACCCCACCACCGGCGGGTAAGCATCGAGCCACTGGTGATTCAACACCATCTCCGGCCATCGGAACCCTAGATGATGAATTTATGATGGAAGAGGACGTGTTTCTGGACGAAACTCTCTTGTACGGCGACGAAGATGAGGAATCCCTAATCCTCCGTGACATTGAGGAGCGTGAATCGCGTTCCTCGGCTTGGGCTCGACCTCCGCTCTCCCCCGCGTATCTCTCGAATTCACAGAGTATCA ttttccAACAATTGGAGATTGACTCTATAATCGCGGAGAGTCATAAGGAGCTGTTACCGGGTTCCTCAGGGCAAGCTCCAATCATTAGGATGTTTGGGGTTACCAGAGAAG GTAACAGTGTGTGTTGCTTTGTTCATGGATTTGAGCCATACTTTTACATTGCTTGCCCTCCTGGAATGGGGCCAGACGATATTTCTAATTTCCATCAGAGTCTTGAG GGAAGGATGAGGGAATCCAATAAAAATGCCAAGGTCCCGAAATTTGTTAAACGTATAGAAATGGTGCAGAAAAGAAGCATTATGTATTACCAACAGCAAAAATCCCAAACTTTTCTGAAGATTACAGTTGCATTGCCGACTATGGTGGCAAGCTGTCGCG GCATCCTTGATAGAGGCCTACAAATTGATGGATTGGGTATGAAGAGCTTCCAGACATATGAAAGCAATATTCTTTTCGTTCTCCGTTTCATGGTTGATTGTGATATTGTCGGAGGAAATTGGATTGAAGTACCTACTGGGaagtataagaaaaatgcAAGAACTTTGTCATACTGCCAATTGGAGTTCCATTGCCT GTACTCAGATCTAATCAGTCATGCTGCAGAAGGTGAATACTCAAAAATGGCTCCATTCCGTGTACTAAGTTTCGATATTGAGTGTGCAGGTCGTAAAGGACATTTTCCGGAAGCTAAGCATGATCCTGTAATCCAG ATAGCGAACCTTGTTACTCTTCAGGGAGAGGATCACCCATTTGTACGCAATGTCATGACTCTTAAGTCATGTGCTCCAATCGTAGGCGTAGATGTCATGTCTTTTGAAACAGAAAGAGAGGTCTTACTAGCTTGGAGGGTATTGTTTTTGCCTcttcattattatatatgcattacttcttcttcatct GATTTGATTCGTGATGTTGATCCTGATATCATCATTGGTTATAACATCTGCAAATTCGATTTACCTTATCTGATTGAG AGAGCTGCTACACTGGGAATAGAGGAATTTCCTCTTCTTGGTCGTGTAAAGAACAGTAGGGTCCGGGTCAGGGACTCAACATTTTCATCAAG ACAACAAGGAATAAGAGAAAGTAAAGAGACCACAATTGAAGGAAGATTTCAGTTTGACCTTATTCAG gCAATACACAGAGACCACAAATTAAGTTCTTATTCGCTGAATTCTGTCTCAGCTCACTTTCTTTCCGAGCAG AAAGAAGATGTCCACCATTCTATAATAACTGATCTCCAGAATGGGAATGCGGAAACCAGGAGGCGTCTTGCTGTTTATTGTTTGAAG GATGCATATCTTCCTCAGAGGCTTCTGGACAAActgatgtttatatataattatgtcgAAATGGCTCGTGTAACTGGTGTCCctatttcatttcttcttgCGAGAGGACAGAGTATCAAG GTTTTATCTCAGCTTCTTAGGAAAGGCAAACAGAAAAATCTGGTTCTTCCAAATGCTAAACAGTCAGGGTCCGAACAAGGAACTTATGAAGGCGCAACT gttttagaagcaagaacaGGTTTCTATGAAAAGCCAATTGCAACTTTGGATTTTGCTTCACTGTACCCGTCAATTATGATGGCATATAATCTGTGCTACTGCACCTTG GTGACACCTGAAGATGTACGCAAACTGAATCTTCCACCTGAACATGTCACTAAAACTCCATCAGGGGAAACATTTGTTAAGCAAACTTTGCAAAAG GGTATACTTCCAGAAATTCTCGAAGAGCTTCTTACTGCCCGTAAGAGAGCTAAAGCAGATTTAAAG GAGGCTAAGGATCCCCTTGAGAAGGCTGTTTTAGATGGTAGACAGTTAGCGTTGAAG ATCAGTGCAAATTCTGTCTACGGGTTTACGGGAGCCACTGTTGGGCAGTTACCATGCTTAGAAATATCCTCGAGTGTAACTAGCTATG GTCGTCAGATGattgaacaaacaaagaaacttgTTGAAGACAAATTCACAACACTGGGAGGGTATCAATACAATGCAGAG GTCATTTATGGAGACACGGATTCAGTCATGGTGCAATTTGGAGTATCGGATGTAGAAGCTGCGATGACCTTGGGGAGGGAAGCTGCAGAACACATTAGTGGAACTTTTATCAAA CCCATCAAATTGGAGTTTGAAAAGGTCTATTTCCCATATCTTCTCATTAACAAGAAGAGGTATGCTGGTTTGCTATGGACAAATCCTCAACAGTTTGACAAAATGGACACCAAAG GAATCGAGACAGTACGAAGGGATAATTGTTTACTGGTTAAGAACCTCGTGACTGAGAGTCTTAACAAAATACTTATTGATAGAGATGTTCCAGGGGCAGCTGAAAATGTCAAGAAAACCATTTCGGATCTTCTCATGAACCGTATTGACTTGTCACTTTTGGTGATTACTAAG GGTCTAACGAAAACAGGAGATGATTATGAAGTTAAATCAGCTCATGGTGAACTTGCTGAACGCATGCGTAAG AGGGATGCTGCTACAGCGCCAAATGTTGGAGATCGAGTACCGTATGTTATCATAAAAGCTGCTAAAGGTGCCAAG GCTTATGAACGATCAGAAGATCCAATCTACGTGCTACAGAATAATATCCCTATAGACCCAAATTACTACTTGGAGAATCAGATTAGCAAG CCACTTCTTAGGATTTTTGAGCCAGTCCTGAAAAATGCTAGCAAGGAGCTTCTCCATGGAAGTCACACGAGGTCAATATCAATCACTACTCCTTCAAACAGCGGTATAATGAAGTTTGCTAAAAAACAACTGAGCTGTGTTGGCTGCAAAGTTCCGATCAG CAATGGAACACTATGCGCAAGTTGCAAGGGAAGAGAAGCCGAGTTATATTGCAAAAACGTGTCTCAAG TGGCTGAGCTTGAAGAGGTTTTTGGGAGGCTGTGGACACAGTGCCAGGAGTGTCAAGGCTCTCTTCATCAAGATGTCTTGTGCACCAG TCGAGATTGTCCAATATTTTACCGGAGAATGAAAGCACAAAAAGACATGGCTGTAGCCAGGCAACAACTCGACCGTTGGAGCTTCTAA